In the genome of Populus nigra chromosome 9, ddPopNigr1.1, whole genome shotgun sequence, one region contains:
- the LOC133703090 gene encoding early nodulin-like protein 1 has product MESQGCLCLLWALLACYLFSSSVAYNSFDVGGKDGWVINPSESYNHWAERNRFQVNDSLVFKYNKGSDSVLRVTKDDYSSCNTKKPLKNMDSGSSVFQFDKSGPFFFISGNEDNCRKGQKLIVVVLAVRTKQTSTPAYPPAISPKAPSPEGHNPAQAPSRSSAPIAKPPTSSHVPSVSPVSPSPIANAPSSNAPAGAPGASPVPLKSPSPLANTPSPSYHPVASPTPARSPSPSSPTPAKPPSSSTPSPTPESSSGPSLSPGTNEANLAPTPAPAASWVATPSTTMVIVASLLISSAISGWP; this is encoded by the exons ATGGAGTCTCAAGGATGTCTCTGCCTCTTGTGGGCTTTGCTTGCTTGCtacctcttctcttcttctgtGGCCTACAATAGCTTCGACGTAGGTGGCAAAGATGGCTGGGTTATAAACCCCTCTGAGAGTTACAATCACTGGGCCGAGAGAAACCGGTTCCAAGTCAATGACTCTCTTG TCTTCAAGTACAATAAAGGGTCGGACTCTGTGTTGCGGGTGACAAAAGATGATTACAGCAGCTGCAACACAAAGAAGCCTCTCAAGAATATGGATTCTGGTTCCTCTGTGTTTCAGTTTGACAAGTCTGgtcctttctttttcattagtGGAAACGAGGATAATTGTCGAAAGGGACAAAAACTGATTGTTGTTGTGCTTGCGGTCAGAACAAAACAAACCTCAACACCAGCATATCCCCCAGCTATATCCCCTAAAGCACCATCCCCAGAAGGTCACAATCCAGCTCAAGCGCCATCAAGATCCTCAGCACCGATTGCTAAACCTCCAACCTCGTCTCATGTGCCATCAGTGTCACCTGTATCCCCATCACCAATTGCCAATGCTCCGAGCAGCAATGCTCCAGCTGGGGCTCCAGGGGCGTCACCAGTGCCATTAAAGTCTCCATCTCCACTGGCTAATACTCCTTCACCATCATATCATCCTGTTGCCTCTCCAACACCAGCAAGATCACCATCTCCATCAAGTCCAACTCCAGCAAAACCGccatcttcatcaactccatccCCGACACCTGAGTCCAGTTCTGGGCCATCATTATCACCCGGCACCAATGAGGCGAACCTTGCCCCCACTCCAGCTCCAGCTGCTTCTTGGGTTGCAACTCCTTCAACTACGATGGTTATTGTGGCCTCTCTTCTTATTAGTTCTGCTATTAGTGGATGGCCTTGA
- the LOC133703953 gene encoding uncharacterized protein LOC133703953: MSRGTDRLIKSVKQFADLQYKLFTARYGQQVIDIFEFPIKLVLSPFTLAFDIAGSAPRGFGVPELVSKLSYASIFVVATLGTYDIALEMGKKVICQRNCQTCNGWQALRCHMCKGAGKVHYQVKNYTLRSGEKATAECIADAIADNRAELVHLPSSMDLNMPLPSKDCPTCDGTGVMSCPECKNKLQVRISADDIMEPPWQAYNVLSKMEYPYEHIVDSMKDPSIAAFWLFSFPEIMGGFNYDGDIKQKIWWQYKESMRYDQLRDMVAKRKPGWEHLQEALISIDPIRARDDPIVVKNIPYYKAKKALEAEVMKLDPPSRPQNWGELDLPLNVSSWSEEDLKKPEKFYEMTVLLNAQREIADKILDAQWETKWRQEKLNELLEEKVRPYIQNINSGALPRPIIIQPQNQDKKRRQRRWWFF, encoded by the exons ATGTCGAGAGGAACAGACCGTCTGATAAAGAGTGTGAAGCAATTCGCTGACTTACAATACAAGCTCTTCACTGCTCGTTATGGCCAACAAGTGATTGATATTTTCGAGTTCCCAATAAAACTTGTCTTGTCTCCTTTCACTCTTGCTTTTGACATTGCTGGCTCCGCTCCTCGTGGCTTTGGTGTCCCTGAGCTCGTCTCCAAGCTCTCCTATGCTTCTATCTTT GTTGTTGCTACTTTGGGGACCTATGATATTGCATTGGAGATGGGAAAGAAGGTGATATGTCAAAG GAATTGTCAGACTTGCAATGGATGGCAGGCACTGCGGTGTCATATGTGCAAAGGAGCAGGGAAGGTGCATTACCAAGTTAAAAATTACACCTTGAGAAG TGGTGAGAAGGCTACAGCTGAATGTATTGCAGATGCCATTGCTGACAATCGAGCTGAGCTGGTGCACCTTCCCTCCTCCATGGATCTTAACATGCCTTTGCCATCTAAAGACTGTCCAACTTGTGATGGAACG GGTGTAATGAGCTGCCCtgaatgcaaaaacaaattacaagtcAGGATCTCTGCGGACGAT ATAATGGAGCCCCCATGGCAAGCCTACAATGTCTTGAGCAAGATGGAATATCCTTATGAG CATATAGTTGATAGCATGAAAGATCCCAGCATTGCTGCATTTTGGTTGTTTTCCTTTCCTGAGATTATGGGTGGCTTCAACTATGATGGTGATATCAAGCAGAAAATTTGGTGGCAGTACAAG GAATCAATGAGATACGATCAACTACGAGATATGGTAGCCAAGCGAAAACCTGGTTGGGAGCACTTGCAGGAA GCCTTGATCTCAATAGATCCTATTCGTGCCAGGGATGATCCTATTGTTGTGAAAAATATCCCATACTACAAAGCCAAGAAGGCATTGGAGGCAGAGGTCATGAAACTTGATCCACCATCTCGGCCACAGAATTGGGGT GAGCTGGATCTTCCACTAAATGTATCATCATGGAGCGAGGAGGATcttaaaaaaccagaaaaattcTATGAGATGACTGTTCTTCTTAATGCACAAAGAGAAATTGCTGATAAAATTTTGGATGCACAATGGGAAACTAAATGGCGTCAAGAAAAG TTGAACGAACTGTTGGAAGAGAAGGTGCGGCCATACATTCAGAACATCAACAGTGGTGCCCTTCCCCGTCCTATCATAATACAACCACAGAATCAGGATAAAAAG aGGAGGCAGAGGAGATGGTGGTTTTTCTGA